A stretch of DNA from Thermoplasmatales archaeon:
CCTATTCAAGGTGGCATTAGTATCTTCAAGACACCTCCTGATCTATTCTTTTGCGTTTGTGTAGTTCAGCACAAACATAATGTAGTCAGATTAAGCAAGAAACAATAAATAAGATGCCATAAAGTGAGATTATCTTACCATAATAGTTTTCTATATCCTTAGCCGGCATGCTTCCAATTTTATGAAAGAACAACATTAGAAATGGGAATGTGGCTAGCGTGATCAGAAAAATTGGGCCTACTATTTTAAAAACCGCAAATAGTACGATAACTACTACAGCTATGCTGGAGACAACTTCCATAAGAATAATGCTATTCTTTTTTCCAAGTAAAACTGCAATAGTCCTGATTTTCCCTCTATCATTTTCAATATCTCTGAAATTTCCGATATACAATAATACGAAAAGAAGAACTGAAAATGGCGTAGACAAAAGTATAGAATTCAATGAAACTTTTTCAATTTGGAAGAAAACAATTGAATTGAATATTAGAATGAATGATAGCATCAGTACGATCTCCCCAAGAGCTCTGTACTTAAATTCGAACAGTGGACCTGTATAACCGTACGCAATACATATTCCTGCGACCTCAAACAGGATCATCGTGTAGTTGTCTTCAACCACAGAGAGCACAAAAAAGATCAGGAAAGAAAGAACGGTTGAAACCACGGCAAGTTTCAGGAGTCGGTTTGGTTTCAGTCGATAATAAAATATTGGATGATTTCTGTACGAAGTGTTCGGACTATCCGGTCTGTCTATCCCATTTTTATAATCGAAATAATCGTCAAATAGATTTATGGAAACAAGGAGAAATCCATACGATACAAAGGCTACAAGATAAAAAAGAAGATTAAACACGCCTGCTTTTTCGTAGCAGTATGCGAATCCCATTGAAACTATCACAAAGTATAGATATATTGGCGGAACTCGTCCATCCCTTATTGCTATCATGAAATAATTTTTAAGCATGGATGCGAGCGATATTGTTGGCAGAAATAATAAGCATGGGTAAGATTGGTGAAATTGACCTAATGTTTGGGGCAAGCAAAAATGTAAAAAATGAAGGTTTTATTCACCTTTGCTGTCCCGTTCTCCCCTTAAAAGGCATTTCCGCTCATTTGAGATGGTAATCGCGCCTATTTAAATTGTAGATTCGGATTTTTTAAACAGAGTTCAATGAGGCTTTAAGTATTCTACAAGAGCAATAATGTCATGGGATGGCCTAAGGGAGACGAAGGAATCGACAATAGTTTCTGTGTAATTTTTACGAGTGTAATGATCTAAAATCTATTTAAGGTAAATTGCCATACTCTTTTTAGTATCGTTGATAAGGCAGAGATAAGGGAGCTGAATTATTTGGCTACAATTGAAGAAAAGATCACGCAGTTAGAGGCTGCATTAGAAAACGAAAAGGGGAAGAGTCAAGACGGCACTAGCTGCATAACGATAGCAAAAATTGAGCTTCAACTGTCACAGCTCTATAGGCAGATAGGGAATGTTCCAAAATCAGATGAAATGATGGGTGAGGCAGAAAAAACACTTCAAGATCCAACATGCCCACAGACGCGGGAAACAAGTCGTCTCATTAACTATGTGCGCTACTATAAGGCCAATCCTAATATTGCGAACATAAAGCCTATGCCTCCTCTTCAAAGGTATATGTCATTGATCATATTGATAGCCGGATATGGTGTTCTCTATTTATTGTATTTTATTGGCGTTGTTTCTGGCGAGGATATGTTTATAGGCATAATAATCGTGTTCGTACTTTCGATGATAATCAGTTCTACGATGAGATCACGCTATATACGAGATCAGAAAAATCAAGTCACGAACAGCGGTGCGACAACCCAAAATGAGGACATAGTTCATATAGAATCAAGGATAGATTCAGACACTACTTATCGCAATCCAGAAAGAATTCTTGATGCGGCAAGATCCGAACTAACCCTAGCCAATATATACCTTCAAAAAAATAATCTTGAAGAGGCAATGAATCACATAGACTTGGCTAAAAAATTCCTCAATGATCCCATGTGCGAATCTGATGCAGAGAAAGAGCAAGTAACTCAATCTACCAGTAATCTAGAGGCTGCGATACGCTCTAAGCAAATGGGGACAAGATAAAAAAAGTAAAGACAAAGGCGAAAGTCCATAGCTTTGTCGTTTCAAGGTAATTGAATTTCTCTAAGTATGCATAAACAGTATTTAACTGAGAATATTATAGACTGACAGCTGTTGTTGGCAACGGTTCATTCGGATTAGTCAAATTCACTTACGAGCATCTTTGATTAATATTGACTGGAGATTAGGACTATAGTAAATAATGGGGTAGTTTCTAATAATTTGGTGCAATACCCAAATCAATGGCTGAAGATAGCGAGTTCAAGAAATTAACAATAGGTGAAACTTTAGCCAAATTATCTTCAAGTGCTGATGGTTTATCCAGCGCTGAAGCCGGAAAAAGAATTACGGAGTACGGAAAAAACGAAGTGTCGGAGAAAAAAAAGAATCCAGTATTCGCGTTTTTAAAAAAATTCTGGGCGCCAGTTCCTTGGATGCTTGAGGTAGCTATCATTCTGACCTATATTTTAGATAAATTCCTAGATATGTACATTATTGCGTTTCTCCTTGTTTTTAACGGTATTATCGCGTTCACTCAAGAAAAGAGAGCCGAAAACGCTGTAGAACTATTAAAGCAGAGATTAAATGTCAAAGCCCGGGTTCGGCGTGATGGATCCTGGAGTATTATTGAAGCTAGCGCTCTTGTCCCAGGGGACATAATCCATATAAGGTCTGGAGACATAATTCCTGCAGACATCAAGATCATTGATGGACATGTACTAGTTGATCAGTCTGCTCTGACTGGAGAGTCTATTGCTGTGGACTACGGGAAGAGCAATATGGCATACTCCGGTTCATTGGTGAAAAATGGCGAGTCAACAGGAATCATTGTTGCAACAGGCTCAAAAACATTCTTTGGAAAGACAACGGAGTTGGTAAAAGCTGCCGGATCCGAATCTCATCTTGAGAAACTCATACTGAACATAGTCAAGTACCTCATCGCTATTGATGTTGCTCTTGTCGCTATTCTTGTTGTATTTTCCCTTTTAATGGGCATAAGTTATTCATCGGTAATTCCATTTGCTTTGATAGTTTTAATTGTATCTATTCCCGTTGCGCTACCAGCAACATTTACTATTGCGATGGCTCTTGGTGCTAGGGAATTATCTGGAAATGGAATCCTTGTAACAAGACTGGTTTCTGCTGAGGACGTCGCGTCAATGGATGTCCTGAATCTGGACAAGACCGGGACAATCACGGAAAATAAGCTGACTGCAGGAATACCTATACCTTACGGCGTATACAAGGATTCGGATGTGTTGAAGTACGCATACCTGGCCTCAAGTGAATCTAGCCAGGATCCAATAGATCTTGCCGTTATTGAAGCTTTTAAAAAGTCTAATGTGGCTATGCCTGAATTCAGTGTGGAAGAATTCGTGCCATTTGATCCTAAAACTAAGAGAACCGAAGCTACAATCAAGTTCTCAGATCAGACAATAAGTGTCATGAAAGGCGCTCCTCAGATCATTGCCGGCATTGCAACCTTTACCAACGTAGATGCATATCACCGGGAAATAGATAAACTCTCGAAAAAAGGTTTCAGGGTAATTGCAATAGGTAAGATAGGAGATGGCAAAAAGTGCGATCTTGTAGGGCTCCTTCCTTTGTACGACCCACCAAGAAAAGATAGCAAAGCATTCATACAAGAAATAAAGAATCTTAACGTTGTTCCAAAAATGGTAACGGGAGATAATTCTGCCATAGCTAATGAGATCGGCACGGAAGTAGGTATTGGCGGGCGTGTATGTAGTATCGATGAATTGAAGGGATTAGCTAGTTCGGAATCCGAGGTTTCCAAAATAATAAACAGTGATGTCTTTGCAGAGGTTTTTCCAGAAGATAAGATATTAATCGTGAGGGATCTCCAAAAGGGGAAACATTATGTTGGAATGACTGGTGATGGAGTCAATGACGCTCCGGCACTCAAGCAAGCTGAAGTAGGGATAGCTGTATCCAATGCTACGGATGTAGCCAAGGCATCTGCCAGCATGGTTCTTACCCATGAGGGTCTTAGTGACATTGTAAACGCAATAAAAGTGGGACGACGGATATTCCAAAGAATGCTAACCTATACCATAAACAAGATCGTTAAGACAATTCAGGTTGCAATATTTCTTACACTTTCATTTTTTGTGGTTCGTTTTTTTGTTACAACACCGTTTGATATAGTCCTTCTGCTGTTTGCTAATGATTTTGTTACAATGTCAATAGCAACCGACAATGCAAGGTATTCAATGCACCCAGAAAAATGGAGCGCGCGAAGCCTAATCAGGTCCTCTCTAATACTGTCAGTAGCCGTCCTTGTAGAATCGTTTTTCACGCTATGGGTAGCGCTGTACTTTAGAATGACGCAGTTAGAAATACACACTTTCATATTTGACATGCTAGTATTCAGCGGTCAATTAACCGTATATGTGGTACGGGAGAGGGGACGTATGTGGTCCTCTAGGCCAAGTACTTTTCTGATGACAGCAAGTATACTCGATATAATAGCAATATCGCTTCTCTCGGTCTTTGGAATTCTCGTGAGCCCATTGCCTTACATATACGTACTCATAGCGCTCGGCATAACTTTCGGCTTTGCCCTTGTTCTTGACCAGGTAAAAATCTCCCTAAAGCGTGATTTTCGCGCCTGATCGTTAGTAAAATAAAAAAAAGATAATATTCATTTTACTATTAATACTGGGCAATCTGAATGTGCGACAACGGCATTAGAGACACTACCAAGCAATAAGCTCTTGAACCCTCCAAGTCCCCTGGAACCCATAACTATGAGGTCCGGTTTTAATTTATTTGCCTCTTCAAGCAAAGACTCAGCAACTGAGGTAGTTCCACTGGTAAAAACGCTTTTCACATCCTCCTCCTCGGCTTTTGCCTCTTTAATCAATGGATTGAGAACCTTTAATACATTTTTCTTAGCGAGTGAATAGTACTCATCCCAATCAAAATAAGCTTCTCCCGTACCGTAACCACCTATCGGAAAAGCAACGGCATGTACAACCGTAATCTCTGACCCGTACTTATTGGCTATAGAGAGCGCAGTTTTGAACGCCCTTTTGGATGGCACTGATCCATCGAAAGCCACAATAATCTTTTTCGGGAAAAAATCTCCTTCTGATTTATTGTTTTGATCTTTATTCTTCATCAGTTGTAAATGAGTTTATAAAATTTAAAATTATCTATACAATTGTATTCCACTCTTTAAAAACAGCTTTCGAATAGGACTGTAACTATCTTTTATGTTATCTAAGTTCATTCAGGCGGTTTGGGCGATGATTCAGCACTACAACCGTAGGTCTTACCATGTACTTTGACTTTGAGACTCGAGTTATAGAAACAAGCGCAGTTCTTTCGGATGTTGTATTAAAGAATTTCTTGAGTTCAGACAATAGTGACTTTGTTGGATAAAGTTCAACAAAGATAGGGTTCCCGTCATGGTACCAGGTAGCTATGATTGTATTGCAATCTTCGTCCTCTATATCCTCCCTGTCTATCTCGAAATCAAACTTCTGCCCTACTTCTATCCTCAAATTATTTACCTATCTACGTAACCTGGGACATTATATTTAGTTTTTCACTAGTGAAATCAGACAATTGTTCTAAAATCAGATATAATCCATCCAGATATATTACTATTCAATTTTTTCCACCAACTGAATTTTCAGGAATTTTTCAAGTTTTCGCAATGTCCGAATCTCAGGAATATAACCTCCTCTCTCTATAGATGAAATGATGTTTTTCTTTTCAAGTACTTTTTCAGCCAGCTGTTCCTGAGTCAAGCCCATTCTAGACCTGGCTTCTCTGACGAGTAAATGGAAATCAGGGACCGGTTCAAGTGATTCTATGTCATCTTTAACCCTCATTTTCGTATTAGGTTTTGGAACTGGATACGCGCGTTTTTTCACCGGGATAGTCACTGCAGGAATATCTTCCTGATAGTGTGGCTTAGTGCTTGAATGCTCCACAACAGGCTTTCCGAATTTCAGGCAGTTATCACACACATTCAGTTCCGCATCCTCTATGCGTATCTTAGTTAATTTTGGAACATTGCGCCCACACATTTCACAATACATATCGATCATTCACAAATACTATGACAGATTAAAGTTTTGCGAATTTCATCGTGGTTCGAAAAAGTTCTCATCAGCATAACTATACATAGTTTTTTTAACTTATATTCTGTTCCACCTCTATTGAATGATAAATCTGTAAGATATAGTGTGTCAAAGGGCAAGGCATTCACTATTAGTGACTATAGTAAGCCAGTTTACGGAGAAAACGTTGTCCACAGCGGGGGAAAATATGCCAGGGAATGGAATCCTAAAAGGAGTAAACTTGCTGCAGCACTGATAAAAGGTTTTTCGCATCTTCCTTTTACTAGCGACAGTAAGATTCTTTATCTTGGCGCCTCGTCCGGTACGACGGTAAGCCATATTTCGGACATATCTATAACTGGAAAAATTTACGCAGTAGAAAAGGCAATTGAACCATTTTCAAAATTACTATTCCTGGCTGAGCAGAGAAGAAATATATACCCAATCCTGGATGATGCAAATTCTCCGGAAAGGTACAAATTTTTTGTGGACAACGTCAACGTTATGTATCAGGACATTTCCCAAAGAAACCAAGTTCAAATATTCAATGAAAACGTTAATGCTTTCCCAGGGGTAAATAGTGCGATCCTCATATTAAAGATCAATGCAATTTCAAGCAAGGGGAAGGAACATGAAATCCTGGAAACAAATTTACGCATGATACCGCATTTCAAGATTTTGGACATAATCGATCTTCGCCCGTATTCTAAGGCCAACTATTTTGTCTTTATGCAGAGAATTAGGTGATCGGTTTAAAGGTCTGTTCAACCCGATTTCAACAGTGAAGGAGACAATAGTATATTATGCATCATTATAATGCTCAAAAATGACTGATTATCATGATTTTTTTTCCAAAAATGTGGACTACTATACTAAGAGCAAGTCCCATAGATCGGGGGAGGATTTGTCAATGCTTCTGGAGGCTCTTAATGTGTCCGGTGATTCTGTCGGGCTAGATCTTGCAACAGGAACCGGTAATACCGCAATTGAAATTGCGAAGATAGCACGTATGGTATACGGGCTTGATGGCACGCAGGAGATGCTCGACTCAGCAATCAAATCAGCTTATAATCTCGGGCTTAGTAATATTGAATTTGTACTGGGGTCCGTAGAGCACCTCCCTTTTGGCAATGAAACATTTGATCTCGTGTCATGTCGTCGGGCAGCCCATCATTTTAAAGATAAGAGTATGTTTTTGGATGAAGTTCGCCGTGTTTTGAAGGTTGGAGGGAAGTTTGGCCTGGTCGACTTTGTTCGACCCGAAAATGATACTCTGAACCTGTTTAACAGAATAGAAACCATGAGAGATCCTTCGCACGTCGCTGCATTAAGATTTTCCGAGTGGGATGATATGGTGAAGAATCACGGATTCAAAGTCTTAGAATCTCAACTTGTAAGAAGGTCAATTCCTTTTGGAGAATGGCTTAGTCCCGTTTCTGTAGACAGTGAAGCCGGTATCGGGATACAGAAACTCCTGAGATCGGTCAGCGCGTCTGAGCTCGAAATAATAAATTTCGATCTTGATGCCATGGAGATAAAGAAAGACTACCTTATACTGACTTGTGCAAAGGTAAATGATTAAGTTAAGCTTTAGTTTAGGGTGAATGATGTGGTTGGTAGCGAAAATGGAAATCTTGATCTTGAATTTTTCAAGTCGGAAAAGTTCATTAAGAAAAAATGTGTAAAATGTGGGAAATATTTCTGGACTAAAGACAAAAATAGGGTAACATGTGGAGATCCTCCGTGCGATTCATATTCCTTTATCGGGAATAGTCCTGTGAACAAGCAGTATTCTCTGAAGGAGATGAGGGATGCGTTCACTGGTTTTTTCTCGAATACCCACACGTTCATTAAACCTTATCCCGTTGTGCCAAGATGGCGTGACGATGTTCTCCTGGTAAACGCATCAATTTACGACTTCCAGCCTCATGTAACCTCTGGGAGAGTTAAGCCTCCCGGAAACCCATTGGTAATGTCACAACCGTCCATAAGAATGAATGATACTGATCTTGTAGGAGCTACGGGCAGGCATCTTACCAGCTTTGAAATGCTATGTCACGATGCATTCAACTACCCGGATAAAAAAGTGTACTGGAAGGAAGAGACAACAAAGTACTGTTATGATTTCCTGACTCTGGGATTAGGCGTAGATTCGAGCCTTATTACGTTCAAGGAAAAGCCTTGGTCTGGTGGTGGAAACGGAGGAAACGCCTTTGAGGTTTTTGTTTCCGGTCTGGAAGTTGCCACGCTCGTTTTCATGGATCTGAAGGAAGATCCAAATGGACCCGTAGAGATCGAAGGAAAGAATTACTCGAAAATGGATATGGAAATTGTCGACACAGGGTATGGGCTTGAACGTCTTGTTTGGTTATCTCAGGGAACTCCTACAGTTTATCATGCCGTTATGCCTGATGTCATAGACCTTCTTCTAGGGCTCCTAGATGATCGAGAGATAGATAATGAGATTCTATCTGTTTTTTCAATGGAAGCTGCCTTACTCGAACCCTTTGATAAGAGTGAGTTGCTGGAAAACACACTTGGCAGAATTAGGCGTGAAAAGAAAGACGTTGACATGAAAAGGTTGGAAGAATTGTTCGATAAGGCCCGGTCTCTCTTCACACTTGCTGATCATTCTAAATCACTCATGTTTCTCTTTTCGGATTATGTCATTCCCTCAAATGTGAAGGTAGGGTATCTTTCTCGCCTTCTCATAAGAAGGAGTCTAAGAATGATCGACGACCTTGGCATAAATGTCGATCTGTCAGATCTAATAATCAGGCACAGCACAAATATGCAGGATGTAATCCCGAACTTTCCTTCGGAATTTCTCAATACCATAATGCCTATGGAGAAGGCAAAATACAACGATCTTAAAAGTCGAGCTGTAGGCATTGTCGAGCGTGTGTTCAGAAAGAGCGATACTCTTGCACCAGATGATCTCGTACTCCTGTATGATTCGTTCGGGATAACTCCAGAACAATCGACAGAGATAGTGAGAGAAAAATTTGGAAAAAATATTGAGATCCCAGGTGATTTCAGTAAACTAGTCGTCTCTATACACGATCAGGGCGTCGTTTCGAAAGGTGAAGTTGAACACTTTCCAGATATACATACCAGGCCTCTTTATTACGATGACGCATCAATATCGGAATTTACAGCCGTAGTTCTTTATTCTGAGGGAAATAATATAATCACAAATCAAACCGCTTTCTACCCCGAAGGTGGTGGACAGCCAACTGACACTGGCTATTTTGCCTTAGGAAATAAAAAGGTGGATATGTTAAAGGCGGAAAAATTCAATCGCAGTATTGTTCACAGGCTCTCGTCGCCTATTCCGCTTGGTACACGCATTTCTGGGCACGTTGATTTCTGGAGAAGGAGAAGGCTCATGGTTCATCACTCCGCGACGCACCTATTGCTTGGTGTTTGCAGGATGGTCCTCGGAAATCATGTGTGGCAGAGCAGTGTGCAGAAGGGAACTGAGCACTCAAGACTTGATATAACACATTATGCGAAGATCTCAGATGATGAGATAAGGAAAATTGAGCAAACTTGCCTGAAGTTTATAACCGAAAACAGAAAAGTAAGAGTTAGAAACATTGAGTGGAACAAGGCCATTGGCACCTTCGGGTTCCGTCTTTTTCAGGGTGGTGTTCCCGATGGAAAGGAAATTAGGGTTGTGGAAATCGAGGGGGTCGATGTAGAGGGGTGCGGAGGAACACATGTTGCATCAACAGGAGAATTGGGTTTTCTTAAAATTATAAAAACCGAGACAGTCCAGGAAGGTATACAGCGTATTATATTCTCGGCTGGCTTTGCGGCTCTTGATTTCGTTGAGGACCAATATTTCACAATCAAGGCCGTGGAAGGCAAGATCAAGCCAAGTCCCGAGGGCCTTAAAGATTCATTTTTGAGAATTGTTGACGAAAATATACGCTATAAAAAGGAGCAAACGAAAAACGAAAGAAAATTCATAGAAACTCTTATCTCCTCCGCAACCAAGATCCGTATTAATGAACTTGAAGGGATATTCATATCTCATGACCTCGAAGATCGAGACTACAAGCTACTTGTTTCGGCCATTTTCAAACTCCATCCATTTTCAATCATAAGCAGGAGAACAGGGGATGTTTATGAAACGACAATCATATCCAGTGGCGCAATAGATTGTAACAAAATGGCAAATATTCTCAGGTCACGTATCGGTGGAGAAGTATCAGGATCCAACAACAACTCTATCGTTAAGAGTCAAGAATCGATTAATGAAACGTTAATAAGGAAGGTTTTCGATTTAGATTGATTGAGGTCTCATAGCCAATGGATAAGACGGAATCTGAACAAATTGAGAAGTTAGTATGTTCGAAATATAAGTGCGTGGACAAAAGTTATGACGGAAAGACACTAACTGTCAGCATCGATCATCTCGATTCCTACCCGGACAGCGTATTCGATAATTTGTCCAATGCAGTTGAAAGAATGGGATTCATTGCATTCACTGTCAAGGGAGATCCAGATTCGATAGTTATTTTGGATAAGTCACCAAAAAGAAAATCGGAGTCCACAATTAAGTTTGCTCTTGTGGGGGCCACGATTCTTAGTATAATCTATGTAGGTTACACTTACGTTTCTGTGTTCATTGGAGGATCAAATTTTCCAGCGATCCTAGGATACTCACTCATTCTTTACACAATACCTATTATAGCAATACTTGGAAGTAGGGAGATTGGCAGGTTTGTCGCACTTCATAAGAATGGTATGAGATATCAATTCCCTGTGTTCATCCCGAATCCTCTCGGAATGGGGACAATGGGATCCCTTAATTCAAGAAGCGATTCATTCAAAAACAGAAAAGTTATGATCGAGACAGGTGCTTATTCACTCATTTTTGGATTGTTCATTTCCATGTTCTTCTATATATTTGGTGCACTTTTTACCATCAGTTCCCTGCATTTTTATTCCATTTCACACTCAACAAGCAGTATCGGTAGCTCACTCATTTCACAAATGTTTCTCTTTGCTGGTCTCCCGGTATCGAGTTCTCTCACCCCTATAGGTTTTGCGGGCTTTGTTGGTCTGATAATAACTGCATATAACGCTTTACCGCTTGGATTCCTCGATGGTGGCTTAATTTCATCAGGAATCTTCGGAAAAAATTCTTACATATTGTCCTACGTCTCTGTTGTGGTAATAGTGGGTTTTGCTATCCTGTATCCACCAGTTCTCGTTCTGGCGGTTTTTGCACTTTTGTTTGGTGCAAAGGGGCCCCAACCATTGAATAATCTGAGTCACTTGTCAATAAGCGGAAAATCTTTGACAGTGATAGCGTTCATTGTGCTAGTGATTGGGATAGCTCCATTACCCTTGCACGTTCCATACAATACGTTTCATCTATCCGTTCCAGACTCAGATATCCTGATCTACAATAACAGTCAACAGGAGATAAATTTTAACCTTAGCCTCAATAATACTGGCGCCGTGACAGTATTTCCCTCGTTTGGTGTCACTCCGACTGTAAAGTACGACATTTCCGGAATATCGGATTCTGTCCTTCCAGGAAAGCAATCGTTCTACCAAGTCACCATATTTACCGGTAAGAATTTATCCTACGGTTTCTCCAACTACACGATTATCGTAAAATCCGGTTCAGCTCAAAGTTCAACCAGTGTTAGGATCCTTAAGATCAATGTTACGTCTGCCGTTGAATTCACAAATATCCCGAATAGGGTTATCAGTGTTTCCTTATCCAATAAGCAGGTCCAGCCATTCGTGGTTACAAGCTACATTCAAAATTCATCCATAAGGATTATGAGTATTGGTGGGCAAAATCTATCGTTTCTATTCTTTCCGTCGAACAAAAGCAGTTCATCTGCGATGATTAGTTCTGGTTTTCAAGTACTCTCACTTAACCTTAACATTAGCCCTTCGAGCAGTTACACATTTAGGGTAGAACCGCTGACTGTGCCAGATTATTGGTACATTGTCGCATTTAACTCTACTTTCAGTGGGACCTATGAAAAAATCCAAGTGGTCAAATGAGCAAGAAAAATGTTGGATTTTTGGTGAATCCCATTGCAGGATGCGGCCAATTTTTTAACATGAAGGGATCCGATGGTCTCTCTCTCAAAGATTGCCCTGAGTCTGTATCTTTAAGCCTGGCTGAAAGATTCCTTGACCTGATACCTGAAACAAACGTAACCTATTACACTGCAAGCGGAAACATGGGTGCAAAGGCATTTAACAAGAAACCATTGGAAAATTTTCATGTTATCTATAATGCCCCTGAGATTACATCTAGGGCTGATACTCAGAACTTTGTTTGTGCGCTTGGGGATTATCCCATAGACATCCTTGTTTTCTTTGGGGGGGACGGGACAGCAAAGGATCTTGTCGATGCGAGAGTGGATATACCAGTCCTCGGTGTCCCAGCAGGAACTAAGATGTTTAGTTCAGTGTTCTCGATATCCGTAGAAGATGCTGTTTCTGTGTTAAGATCGCTTCTTTCCCAAGACGAAGGGACAATCGTTAGCGGGGACGTAATATATGTTGATGAAAATAAGTACTCTGCAGGAAATCTTGTTATGTCCTTGTATGGTCAGTTAAAAATACCTTCTTCTCCTATGATCGTTACGGCATGTAAAGGGGAATATCCAGATAGTAATATTATGGACATAGTTGAATATATAGAAGAAATAATAAAGCAGGATGTCAATTATATCGTGGGTCCAGGTTCTACATGCCTTGAAATAAAAAAATTATATGGCGATGATGGAACTACATTCGGTTTCGATCTTATTAAAAATGGTAAAATCGTAGCAAGAGATCTATCCGAAAAGGAAATTTATGAAGCTGAAGCCGATCCCACTAAAATCGTCATTTCCCCACTTGGAGGTCAGGGTTTTCTCATTGGGCGAGGAAACAAACAATTATCAGCGAGAGTGATAAAAAAAATAGGTTTTGAAAATTTCATTGTTGTTTCTTCACCAGAAAAACTTAATGGTATCAATTATCTCTATATAGACATCGGCAACTTTGATTTTACCATCCCGAGTTACGTAAGAGTGCTATATGGATATGGCACATTCAAATTGGTAAAACTTCGGAGATAAAATACAACTGCCCGTATAAGGAACTGGGCACATGTATGCCCATATGCTAATCTTATGGATCGAGCAACTGGCAACCTACGTTGGGATATCCCCAAAGAAAGTTCTGGAATTACGCGAGACCAAAATCTTGAGTGCATTCATAACCCCATCCTACCAAATAATCTCTGTTTCTTTATTGATTTATTTGTATACAACATTGAAGAACTTTAAAAATAAATGACATGATGCCAACCTCCTAAGTTGTGATAAATA
This window harbors:
- a CDS encoding ATP-NAD kinase family protein — its product is MSKKNVGFLVNPIAGCGQFFNMKGSDGLSLKDCPESVSLSLAERFLDLIPETNVTYYTASGNMGAKAFNKKPLENFHVIYNAPEITSRADTQNFVCALGDYPIDILVFFGGDGTAKDLVDARVDIPVLGVPAGTKMFSSVFSISVEDAVSVLRSLLSQDEGTIVSGDVIYVDENKYSAGNLVMSLYGQLKIPSSPMIVTACKGEYPDSNIMDIVEYIEEIIKQDVNYIVGPGSTCLEIKKLYGDDGTTFGFDLIKNGKIVARDLSEKEIYEAEADPTKIVISPLGGQGFLIGRGNKQLSARVIKKIGFENFIVVSSPEKLNGINYLYIDIGNFDFTIPSYVRVLYGYGTFKLVKLRR
- the alaS gene encoding alanine--tRNA ligase, with protein sequence MVGSENGNLDLEFFKSEKFIKKKCVKCGKYFWTKDKNRVTCGDPPCDSYSFIGNSPVNKQYSLKEMRDAFTGFFSNTHTFIKPYPVVPRWRDDVLLVNASIYDFQPHVTSGRVKPPGNPLVMSQPSIRMNDTDLVGATGRHLTSFEMLCHDAFNYPDKKVYWKEETTKYCYDFLTLGLGVDSSLITFKEKPWSGGGNGGNAFEVFVSGLEVATLVFMDLKEDPNGPVEIEGKNYSKMDMEIVDTGYGLERLVWLSQGTPTVYHAVMPDVIDLLLGLLDDREIDNEILSVFSMEAALLEPFDKSELLENTLGRIRREKKDVDMKRLEELFDKARSLFTLADHSKSLMFLFSDYVIPSNVKVGYLSRLLIRRSLRMIDDLGINVDLSDLIIRHSTNMQDVIPNFPSEFLNTIMPMEKAKYNDLKSRAVGIVERVFRKSDTLAPDDLVLLYDSFGITPEQSTEIVREKFGKNIEIPGDFSKLVVSIHDQGVVSKGEVEHFPDIHTRPLYYDDASISEFTAVVLYSEGNNIITNQTAFYPEGGGQPTDTGYFALGNKKVDMLKAEKFNRSIVHRLSSPIPLGTRISGHVDFWRRRRLMVHHSATHLLLGVCRMVLGNHVWQSSVQKGTEHSRLDITHYAKISDDEIRKIEQTCLKFITENRKVRVRNIEWNKAIGTFGFRLFQGGVPDGKEIRVVEIEGVDVEGCGGTHVASTGELGFLKIIKTETVQEGIQRIIFSAGFAALDFVEDQYFTIKAVEGKIKPSPEGLKDSFLRIVDENIRYKKEQTKNERKFIETLISSATKIRINELEGIFISHDLEDRDYKLLVSAIFKLHPFSIISRRTGDVYETTIISSGAIDCNKMANILRSRIGGEVSGSNNNSIVKSQESINETLIRKVFDLD